In the genome of Botrytis cinerea B05.10 chromosome 13, complete sequence, one region contains:
- the Bcmxr2 gene encoding Bcmxr2, translating into MRIPTFPTLVRTFYTISNYTLSRLPATQYKALQPITRGTVLRSMPTIPFLSSFFGTSSSQKMSYPVQKTDEEWQAVLSKEQFRVLRNQGTEAPYVGKYDKHMPDSGVYTCAGCDAPLYKASHKFKSGCGWPAYFDNIPGAVTRHTDSTLGMQRTEIVCSNCGGHLGHVFKGEGFKTPTDERHCVNSVSMKFAPGDEIVDDAKNAGESKV; encoded by the exons ATGCGTATCCCAACGTTCCCAACTCTCGTCCGTACCTTCTATACAATCAGCAATTACACCCTTTCTCGCCTCCCAGCAACGCAATATAAAGCCCTCCAACCCATCACTCGAGGAACTGTCCTGAGATCAATGCCAACCATCCCATTtctctcatctttcttcGGTACTTCAAGCTCCCAGAAAATGTCTTATCCAGTGCAAAAAACAGACGAAGAATGGCAAGCTGTTCTGTCAAAAG AACAATTCCGAGTCCTCCGTAACCAAGGTACCGAAGCTCCCTACGTTGGCAAATACGACAAACACATGCCCGACTCCGGTGTCTACACATGCGCCGGCTGCGACGCCCCTCTATACAAAGCTTcacacaaattcaaatctggATGTGGATGGCCCGCCTATTTTGATAACATCCCTGGCGCCGTCACAAGACATACGGATAGCACTTTAGGTATGCAGCGAACCGAAATTGTATGTTCGAACTGTGGAGGCCATTTGGGACATGTGTTTAAAGGTGAAGGCTTTAAGACACCGACGGACGAGAGACACTGTGTCAATAGTGTGAGCATGAAGTTCGCTCCGGGAGATGAAATCGTTGATGACGCGAAGAATGCCGGGGAAAGTAAAGTTTGA